A window of the Falco biarmicus isolate bFalBia1 chromosome 10, bFalBia1.pri, whole genome shotgun sequence genome harbors these coding sequences:
- the LOC130156039 gene encoding malignant fibrous histiocytoma-amplified sequence 1 homolog isoform X2 has translation MGRTGGPGQEDGVRQVTLSMQRLRVLPPAVLGDPALESLDLDRNKLRSIAGISKLCNLKKLILSKNEIVDFPDEIQSLVRLEKLELNQNQIRVIPEGVFCHLPRLKHLRLNNNRLSALPRDLAACRGSLQYLNISNNLFRTFPQPVLQLACLQELHVQNNALRQLPRELFQGQSLKMVKASGNPLREPPSEVCAGGIQQIQNYFSQLQHSSGQEDKRVKTMFLGASLAGKSTICQSLKQGQTKLVPKEERTVGIEISEFQIEDFTFLFWDFAGQLEYYMTHHVFITPQALVILVINLHMYQITDQSFKELVGFWINNLFMRVPNSVVLPVGTHVDCCREEEVEEKRRDIMAKIAAMLVERKSNLAHFIDNLEGSEEPKFYVDQWERLKEMESHTLTILHLVAVNCTDHSDIKKLEATILEHVKKEELFPEVVRVLPPVYRQVEAAIVAIAQSEEMAGHGMMDFQYLLSKLSQRESLASLGRELLQDILRYLHRIGLLVWYEEIKHLESTVFLQPTFLITMFKLLVRYRLVQQLESISVDTLIGEHATIRDRSNWVWTFKSKAMLCHRAVRALVKHQLFSEGMQDVFEEIMGHGPHRGRGKLFSLLKHFELCLEVRHTKALNPQASEFVPGKPWETTQGCDESWYLFPTYLNQTQEVSEVWGGDHPEDLHIRAYFSPEIPEGFFQRFLVKACSFYSTHWVAKVTCLLVCNGKALLIKENNQRAYSYLELRCRKPAGRTGFQFAWDFLVAAVFIVQKLAEAWPGLHVCVKTPCRTAGCPAELIWPDMDGTNTTTKEDVKTCGTCGHRFGAELLLPKVPRPPEQPPAQPSAHYYVTSYGTTTFGSSSIQVNQQVRRLPPPWGRPQGPMLVAKLVLSPRF, from the exons ATGGGGAGAACTGGTG GTCCGGGGCAGGAGGACGGCGTGCGCCAGGTGACCCTCTCCATGCAGCGGCTGCGGGTGCTGCCACCAGCGGTCCTGGGCGACCCCGCGCTGGAGAGCCTTGACCTCGACAGGAACAAGCTCAGGAGCATCGCCGGCATCTCTAAGCTTTGCAACTTGAAGAAGTTGATCCTGTCCAAGAACGAGATTGTGGACTTTCCCGATGAAATCCAGAGCCTGGTCCGTTTGGAGAAGCTTGAGCTGAATCAGAACCAAATCCGGGTCATCCCTGAGGGGGTTTTCTGCCATCTCCCCAGGCTGAAACACCTGCGGCTGAACAACAACCGTCTCAGTGCCCTCCCCAGGGACCTGGCAGCTTGTCGAGGCAGTCTCCAGTACCTCAACATCTCCAACAACCTGTTCCGGACCTTCCCCCAGCCCGTCCTGCAGCTGGCATGCTTACAGGAGCTCCACGTGCAGAACAATGCCCTCcggcagctccccagggagctCTTCCAGGGGCAGTCCCTGAAAATGGTCAAGGCCAGTGGGAACCCGCTCCGGGAGCCACCCAGTGAAGTGTGCGCCGGTGGCATCCAGCAAATCCAGAATTACTTCAGCCAGCTTCAACACAGTTCAGGGCAGGAGGACAAGAGGGTCAAGACCATGTTCCTGGGGGCCTCGCTGGCAGGGAAGTCCACCATCTGCCAAAGCCTGAAGCAAGGGCAAACCAAACTGGTGCCCAAGGAAGAGCGAACGGTTGGGATAGAGATCAGTGAGTTCCAGATCGAGGACTTCACGTTTCTCTTCTGGGACTTTGCCGGCCAGCTGGAGTACTACATGACTCACCACGTGTTCATCACGCCACAGGCGCTTGTCATCCTCGTCATCAACCTCCACAT gTACCAAATTACCGACCAGTCTTTCAAGGAGCTCGTTGGTTTCTGGATCAACAACTTGTTCATGCGAGTCCCCAACTCGGTGGTGCTTCCCGTGGGCACCCACGTGGACTGCTGccgggaggaggaggtggaggagaagaGGCGTGATATCATGGCCAAGATCGCGGCCATGCTGGTGGAGCGAAAAAGCAACCTCGCTCACTTCATCGACAACCTGGAGGGCAGCGAGGAGCCCAAGTTTTATGTGGACCAGTGGGAGAGGCTGAAGGAGATGGAGAGCCACACGTTAACT ATCTTACACTTAGTTGCTGTCAACTGCACAGATCACAGTGACATCAAAAAGCTTGAGGCCACTATCCTGGAGCATGTGAAGAAGGAGGAGCTCTTCCCTGAGGTTGTCCGAGTGCTACCGCCCGTCTACCGGCAGGTGGAAGCTGCCATCGTCGCTATCGCGCAGAGCGAGGAGATGGCGGGCCATG GCATGATGGACTTCCAGTACCTGCTCAGCAAACTCTCCCAGCGTGAGAGCCTGgccagcctgggcagggagctgctccaggACATTTTGCGGTACCTCCACCGCATCGGGCTTCTTGTGTGGTATGAGGAAATCAAGCACCTGGAAAGCACCGTTTTTCTCCAGCCTACCTTCCTAATAACGATGTTCAAG CTCCTGGTGCGGTACCGCCTggtccagcagctggagagcatCTCCGTGGACACGCTGATTGGGGAGCACGCCACCATCAGAGACAGGTCCAACTGGGTGTGGACCTTCAAGTCAAAGGCAATGCTGTGCCACCGAGCCGTGCGTGCCTTGGTGAAGCACCAGCTCTTTTCTGAAGGGATGCAGGATGTCTTTGAGGAAATTATGGGACACGGGCCTcacagagggagagggaagctCTTCAGCCTCCTGAAGCACTTTGAGCTCTGCCTGGAGGTGAGGCACACCAAAGCACTCAACCCCCAGGCCAGTGAGTTTGTGCCCGGGAAGCCATGGGAGACAACGCAGGGCTGCGATGAGTCCTGGTACTTATTCCCAACCTACCTGAACCAGACCCAAGAGGTCTCTGAGGTGTGGGGAGGAGACCACCCCGAGGACCTCCACATCCGTGCCTACTTCTCGCCTGAGATACCGGAGGGTTTCTTCCAGAG GTTCCTGGTGAAGGCTTGCTCCTTCTACTCCACACACTGGGTGGCCAAAGTGACTTGCCTGCTCGTATGCAACGGCAAAGCTCTGCTCATCAAAGAGAACAACCAGAGGGCCTACAGCTACCTGGAGCTCCGGTGCAGAAAGCCGGCAGGAAGGACAG GTTTCCAGTTTGCCTGGGACTTCCTGGTGGCCGCCGTGTTCATCGTCCAGAAGCTGGCTGAGGCATGGCCGGGGCTGCACGTGTGTGTGAAGACCCCTTGCCGAACAGCCGGCTGCCCCGCGGAGCTCATCTGGCCAGACATGGATGGCACAAACACCAC GACCAAGGAAGATGTTAAAACCTGCGGGACATGTGGGCACCGCTTCGGCGCggagctgctcctgcccaaAG tgCCCAGGCCAccagagcagcccccagcacagccctctgctCACTACTACGTGACAAGCTACGGGACCACCACCTTCGGGTCCAGCAGCATCCAGGTCAATCAGCAGGTAAGGAggctgccacctccctgggggAGACCCCAGGGTCCCATGCTGGTGGCCAAGCTGGTCCTCTCCCCTCGCTTCTGA